In Spinacia oleracea cultivar Varoflay chromosome 5, BTI_SOV_V1, whole genome shotgun sequence, a single window of DNA contains:
- the LOC110781994 gene encoding amino acid transporter AVT1I-like: protein MEVDRIIRSSSEGHTSLFKTVFNGLNTILGVGILSMPYALASGGWLSLIVLFSISGAACYSALLTKRCMDANPSIKSYDEIGEFAFGKLGKRVLSIVLYLDLYMALTGYLILEGDNLHDLFPNVKTNFHGISIGGNQTFVMIIAVAFLPTVWLEDLSVLAYISATGVISGVVILASVLWVGVFDGVGFHCKGELINWKGITTAMSLYMFSYSANPVFPTLYTSIKKKHQFSKVLLIGFFCATICYASMAILGYMMFGSALQSQITLNLPTHKLSSKIAIYTAWISPLSKYALLMEPLAATTESWFPNYQNKKWFKMLLRTSLVVSQVVIALTIPFFGSLMSLAGALMGATSSITIPCLCYLKISRNNRRNNRRSTERIFIKLLSLMSIVIVVLGTYTSLRNIIKESIRHHKV from the exons ATGGAGGTGGATAGAATCATTAGATCGTCAAGTGAAGGCCACACTTCATTATTCAAGACGGTATTCAATGGCCTCAATACTATCTTAG GAGTGGGTATACTATCAATGCCCTATGCCCTAGCTTCAGGAGGATGGTTAAGCTTAATCGTTCTCTTCTCCATCTCCGGTGCAGCGTGCTACTCCGCCTTACTAACAAAGCGATGCATGGATGCGAATCCTAGCATCAAATCTTACGACGAAATCGGAGAATTTGCATTCGGAAAACTCGGAAAAAGAGTATTATCAATAGTATTATACTTAGACCTTTACATGGCATTAACCGGTTACTTAATTTTAGAAGGGGATAACTTACATGATCTTTTCCCTAATGTTAAGACTAACTTTCATGGGATTAGCATTGGTGGGAATCAAACCTTTGTGATGATTATTGCTGTTGCTTTTCTACCAACAGTTTGGTTAGAAGATCTAAGTGTTCTTGCTTACATCTCGGCCACTGGTGTTATTTCTGGTGTTGTTATCCTCGCTTCTGTGTTATGGGTTGGAGTATTTGATGGTGTTGGTTTTCATTGTAAAGGTGAATTAATCAACTGGAAAGGTATTACAACCGCTATGAGTTTATACATGTTTTCTTATAGCGCAAACCCGGTTTTTCCTACCTTGTACACTTCCATCAAGAAGAAACATCAATTCTCCAAG GTATTACTCATTGGATTTTTTTGTGCAACAATATGTTACGCATCAATGGCAATACTTGGATATATGATGTTTGGTTCAGCGTTACAGTCTCAGATAACATTGAACCTTCCAACCCATAAGCTAAGCTCGAAAATCGCGATATATACAGCATGGATAAGTCCGTTATCAAAGTATGCATTGTTGATGGAACCACTTGCAGCAACTACTGAGAGTTGGTTTCCTAATTACCAGAACAAAAAGTGGTTCAAAATGTTGCTAAGAACTTCCTTGGTTGTTTCACAAGTAGTCATCGCATTGACGATTCCGTTCTTCGGAAGTCTCATGTCACTTGCTGGAGCATTAATGGGTGCAACATCTTCGATCACGATTCCATGCTTATGCTATTTGAAGATTTCGAGGAATAACCGGAGAAATAACCGAAGATCGACTGAACGGATATTCATCAAGTTGCTTTCACTTATGAGTATTGTCATTGTAGTACTAGGTACTTATACGTCGTTGCGAAATATAATTAAGGAAAGCATTAGGCATCATAAGGTATAA
- the LOC110784207 gene encoding poly [ADP-ribose] polymerase 1 has product MAAPEKPWKAEYAKSARAACRTCKSNIAKEILRFGKMVQSPHFDGFMPMWHHATCIMKKANQIKSTDEIEGLESLRWDDQQKIRKYVDGNGLASSTVAAAPTSTPAAYGIEVSQTSRATCKHCSEKIIKGQVRISAKSDGQASRGLSWYHATCFLESSPSTLPDSLSGWQNLSPSDQDSLRAAAKGKAPSAETGLNGSGKSLKEPKAKDGAKRKTAGGSDQNVKIAKTDADMMLRKCGSSTNTLDKGKPGLESKLEAQSKALWDLKDDMKKHVSNAELRQMLEANDQSSSGSELDLRDRCADGMMFGALKSCSMCSGHLSYSGGAYKCHGYISEWSKCSYSTTQPERIKGKWKIPEETDNQYLLKWFKSQKAAKPERILPPSSSNTSARNQSAKGQLKSSNEEKLEDLKVAIAGLSKETMEEFKSKIEGAGGQVHAKIKKDTNCLVVGGGLSDQNAELKKARRMKIPIVREEYLVNCIQKQKKLPFDLYKMEATGESSSMVTVKVKGRSAVHEASGLQDSGHILEEGPSIYNTTLSMSDLSSGINSYYILQIIQDDKSRECYVFRKWGRVGNEKIGNSKIAEMSKSDAVEEFKRLFLEKTGSPWEAWVHKQNFQKHPGRFFPLDIDYGVKRQAPKKSFDDSNSKLAPALKELIKMLFNVETYRAAMLEFEINLSEMPLGKLSKSNIQKGFEALTQIQNLLENTVLQSSVKESLIVDASNRFFTVIPSIHPRVIRDEDDFKLKVKMLEALQDIEIASRLVGFDVDSDDPLDAKYAKLHCDMAPLSHDSEDFQLIEKYLLTTHAPTHTEWSLELEEVFSLDREGEFDKFAPQREKLGNRMLLWHGSRVTNFVGILSQGLRIAPPEAPATGYMFGKGVYFADLVSKSAQYCYTDRKNPVGLMLLSEVALGQVHELKKAQYMDKPPRGKHSTKGLGKKVPNEAGYAKWRDEVVVPCGKPVDSKVKASELMYNEYIVYDTAQVKMQFLLKVKFRYKR; this is encoded by the exons atggcggCACCTGAGAAGCCATGGAAAGCAGAGTATGCGAAATCAGCGAGAGCTGCTTGTAGAACTTGCAAGAGCAACATTGCCAAAGAGATTCTTCGTTTTGGAAAAATGGTCCAATCTCCACATTTTGATGGTTTCATGCCT ATGTGGCACCATGCTACCTGCATAATGAAGAAAGCGAATCAGATTAAATC CACTGATGAAATAGAAGGCCTTGAATCACTTAGATGGGACGATCAGCAGAAAATCAGAAAATATGTAGATGGTAATGGACTGGCGAGTAGTACTGTTGCTGCTGCACCTACTTCTACTCCTGCAGCATATGGTATTGAAGTGTCCCAAACTTCCCGTGCTACATGCAAACACTGTAGCGAAAAGATAATTAAAGGACAG GTTCGTATATCTGCTAAAAGTGATGGCCAAGCTTCTAGAGGTTTGTCATGGTATCATGCCACTTGTTTCCTGGAGTCATCTCCTTCCACCTTGCCGGACAGCTTATCTGGATGGCAGAACCTTTCACCAAGTGATCAAGATTCTCTTCGAGCTGCTGCTAAAGGAAAAGCTCCTTCTGCAGAGACTG GTCTTAATGGTAGTGGAAAATCCTTGAAAGAGCCAAAAGCCAAAGATGGTGCTAAGAGGAAGACTGCTGGTGGAAGTGATCAGAATGTCAAAATTGCTAAAACTGATGCTGATATGATGTTGCGTAAATGTGGCTCTTCAACAAACACTTTGGACAAGGGGAAACCTGGTTTGGAAAGTAAATTGGAGGCTCAGTCCAAAGCGCTATGGGATCTGAAAGATGATATGAAGAAGCATGTTTCAAACGCGGAGTTGCGACAGATGCTTGAAGCCAATGACCAAAGTTCGTCGGGTTCAGAGCTCGACTTGAGGGACCGCTG TGCCGATGGCATGATGTTTGGAGCGCTCAAAAGCTGTTCAATGTGTTCTGGTCATCTTTCCTATTCTGGAGGCGCATATAAGTGCCATGGCTATATCTCAGAGTGGAGCAAATGTTCTTACTCTACTACTCAACCTGAAAGAATAAAAGGGAAGTGGAAAATACCAGAAGAGACGGATAATCAATATCTTCTCAAG TGGTTTAAGTCACAAAAAGCAGCCAAACCCGAGAGGATACTACCGCCTTCATCTTCCAACACGTCTGCTAGAAATCAAAGTGCTAAAGGGCAGCTTAAGTCTTCGAATGAAGAAAAGTTGGAGGATCTTAAGGTTGCTATTGCTGGATTATCTAAAGAAACCATG GAGGAATTCAAAAGCAAAATTGAAGGGGCTGGAGGCCAGGTCCATGCCAAGATTAAGAAAG ATACAAACTGCTTGGTTGTGGGAGGTGGGCTTAGTGATCAAAATGCTGAACTGAAGAAAGCAAG GAGGATGAAGATCCCAATTGTTAGAGAAGAGTATCTGGTAAACTGTATCCAAAAGCAGAAGAAGCTTCCATTTGATCTGTACAAAATGGAGGCCACTGGCGAATCTTCTAGCATGGTTACTGTCAAAGTTAAAGGGCGAAGTGCTGTTCATGAAGCTTCTGGTCTTCAAGATTCTGGTCACATCTTGGAGGAAGGACCCAGCATCTATAACACCACTCTCAGCATGTCAGATCTGTCATCCGGTATTAACAG TTACTATATTCTTCAGATTATACAAGATGACAAGAGCCGAGAATGCTATGTTTTCCGGAAGTGGGGTCGAGTTGGCAATGAGAAAATTGGAAACAGCAAAATTGCGGAGATGTCAAAATCAGATGCGGTTGAAGAATTCAAACGGCTATTTCTGGAGAAAACTGGAAGTCCTTGGGAAGCTTGGGTTCATAAACAGAACTTCCAGAAACATCCTGGCCGATTTTTTCCATTGGATATT GACTATGGGGTCAAGAGGCAGGCCCCGAAGAAGAGCTTCGATGATAGTAACAGCAAACTAGCTCCTGCATTAAAAGAATTGATTAAGATGCTCTTTAATGTGGAAACTTACAG AGCTGCTATGTTGGAATTTGAGATCAACTTGTCTGAGATGCCTCTTGGGAAACTGAGCAAAAGCAATATCCAGAAAG GTTTTGAAGCCTTGACACAGATACAAAACTTGTTGGAAAACACGGTTCTTCAATCTTCTGTTAAAGAGAGCCTGATTGTTGATGCCAGTAATCGGTTTTTCACCGTGATTCCTTCTATCCATCCTCGTGTGATTAGAGACGAGGATGATTTCAAGCTAAAG GTCAAAATGCTAGAAGCACTACAGGACATTGAAATAGCTTCCAGACTGGTTGGTTTTGATGTGGACAGTGATGATCCTCTTGATGCAAAATATGCGAAACTACATTGTGATATGGCACCTCTGTCACATGATAGTGAAGATTTTCAATTGATCGAGAAGTATCTTCTCACTACTCACGCCCCTACACATACG GAATGGAGTCTTGAATTGGAAGAAGTGTTCTCACTTGATAGGGAAGGAGAGTTTGATAAGTTTGCACCTCAACGTGAGAAGCTTGGCAATAGGATGCTCCTTTGGCATG GTTCCCGAGTGACGAATTTTGTCGGTATTCTTAGCCAAGGACTCAGAATAGCTCCTCCTGAGGCTCCAGCTACTGGTTACATG TTTGGTAAAGGGGTTTACTTCGCTGACCTTGTCAGCAAGAGTGCGCAGTATTGCTACACTGATAGGAAAAATCCTGTGGGGTTGATGCTATTGAGTGAAGTTGCTCTTGGACAAGTTCATGAACTCAAAAAAGCCCAG TACATGGATAAACCGCCAAGAGGGAAGCATTCCACTAAAGGACTCGGAAAAAAAGTACCAAATGAGGCCGGATATGCAAAGTGGCGGGATGAAGTAGTAGTGCCTTGTGGGAAACCAGTGGATTCCAAAGTGAAAGCATCAGAACTCATGTACAATGAGTATATTGTTTATGACACTGCTCAA GTGAAGATGCAATTTTTACTGAAGGTTAAGTTTCGCTATAAGAGGTAA
- the LOC110784195 gene encoding deoxyhypusine hydroxylase, with product MGSFEASEETVKFLCDRLVDQTQPISERFRSLFSLRNLKGQLPRDALIQATRDPSNLLAHEAAFALGQMQDADAIPALESILNDFSLHPIVRHEAAEALGAIGLEMNVPLLKTSLVSDPAPEVRETCELALRKIEEMKNNESDDRGPSPYLSVDPAAPASCSSISELRDLLLDEGKGMYERYAALFALRNDGGDEAISAIVDSLGAKSALLRHEVAYVLGQMQNKVASNALITVLKDVAEHPMVRHEAAEALGSIADERSISLLEKFSKDPEPIVSQSCEVALSMLEFEKSGKSFEYFFMQNPVAEEVA from the exons ATGGGTTCATTTGAAGCTTCAGAAGAAACAGTCAAATTTCTATGTGACAGGCTTGTGGATCAAACTCAGCCCATTTCTGAGCGTTTCAggtctcttttctctctccgcAACCTTAAAGGCCAACTCCCTCGCGATGCACTTATTCAGG CTACAAGAGACCCTTCAAATTTGTTGGCTCATGAGGCAGCATTTGCATTGGGCCAAATGCAAGATGCGGATGCTATCCCTGCTTTAGAATCCATTCTCAACGACTTCTCTTTACATCCAATTGTTCGTCATGAG GCTGCTGAGGCTCTCGGAGCTATAGGCCTAGAGATGAATGTTCCTCTCTTAAAAACAAGCTTGGTCTCTGATCCAGCTCCAGAGGTCAGAGAAACATGTGAACTAGCTCTGCGTAAAATCGAGGAAATGAAAAATAATGAATCTGATGATAGAGGTCCATCTCCATATTTGTCAGTTGACCCAGCTGCCCCAGCCTCTTGCTCTTCTATATCGGAACTAAG GGATCTACTATTGGATGAAGGAAAGGGCATGTACGAGCGATATGCCGCTTTATTTGCTCTACGCAAtgatgggggagatgaggctATTTCTGCTATTGTTGATTCCTTGGGAGCTAAAAGTGCTCTGTTGCGCCATGAG GTCGCGTATGTGCTTGGCCAAATGCAAAATAAAGTTGCATCAAATGCTCTTATTACGGTTCTCAAAGATGTTGCTGAGCACCCAATGGTTAGACATGAAGCTGCCGAAGCTCTTGGCTCCATTGCAG ATGAAAGAAGCATATCACTTCTCGAGAAATTCTCCAAGGATCCCGAGCCTATAGTCTCGCAGAGTTGTGAGGTTGCTCTCAGCATGCTTGAGTTTGAAAAATCAGGCAAATCTTTTGAG TATTTCTTCATGCAAAATCCAGTTGCTGAGGAAGTTGCTTAA
- the LOC110784178 gene encoding bet1-like SNARE 1-1, which yields MNPRRDYRGSRTSAFDGIEEGGIRASSSYSSHEIDEHDNDTALDGLQDRVNLLKRLSGDINEEVDAHNRMLDRMGNEMDSSRGFLSGTVDRFKQAFETKSSRRMFTLVASFVVLFLIIYYLTR from the exons ATGAATCCGAGAAG GGATTATAGAGGCTCTAGAACTTCTGCTTTTGATGGCATTGAGGAGGGAGGTATCAGGGCCTCGTCCTCGTATTCCTCTCATGAAATTGATGAACATGACAATGATACAGCACTTGATGGATTGCAAGACAGAGTTAACCTTCTGAAAAGA TTAAGTGGTGACATAAATGAAGAAGTTGATGCTCATAACCGGATGTTGGATAGAATG GGCAACGAGATGGATTCATCACGAGGATTCTTGTCAGGAACTGTGGATCGGTTTAAGCAG GCATTCGAGACCAAATCAAGCAGACGAATGTTTACTCTTGTGGCCTCATTTGTGGTTCTTTTCCTTATTATCTACTATCTTACTAGGTAA
- the LOC130460772 gene encoding probable transcriptional regulator RABBIT EARS produces MDSRGSTTVIRSYDCVFCQRGFTTAQALGGHMNIHRKDRANPTTKSNIISANPNYNKEPTNNNTILISNHNKEMLLEEEEEEDYEVNQVVDTRLVYSSNNYLNSQNHHINNGSGGPSFEGRVHRFLGSSEKSSSSWADHNPSLRGGSGHMVGKRVQDHDHGHSHEGEELDLELRLGQYSW; encoded by the coding sequence ATGGATAGTAGAGGAAGCACCACCGTAATAAGATCGTATGATTGTGTGTTTTGCCAAAGAGGGTTCACCACGGCTCAAGCTTTAGGAGGGCACATGAATATCCATAGAAAAGATAGAGCAAACCCTACTACAAAATCTAATATAATTAGTGCTAACCCTAATTATAATAAGGAGCCTACTAATAATAACACTATACTAATTAGCAATCATAACAAAGAAATGTTGttagaagaagaggaagaggaggaTTATGAGGTTAATCAAGTTGTTGATACAAGATTAGTCTACTCTTCTAACAACTATTTAAACTCTCAAAACCATCATATTAACAACGGGTCGGGTGGCCCGAGTTTTGAGGGTCGGGTTCATCGGTTTCTCGGGTCGTCGGAGAAGTCGTCGTCGTCGTGGGCCGATCATAACCCGAGCTTGCGTGGCGGTTCGGGTCATATGGTTGGGAAGAGGGTTCAAGATCATGACCATGGTCATAGCCATGAGGGTGAAGAGTTGGATCTTGAGCTTCGTCTTGGTCAATACTCATGGTAA